A genomic stretch from Bacillota bacterium includes:
- the priA gene encoding primosomal protein N', which produces MSEEDYVQVVEEDYVQVVLDGAPAPAGGIWTYLVPPHLKGSLRVGQRVEVPFGGRVMEATVVGWGGPPGRGEARPVLGTVPQRVDLPEELVGLALRVAKLYQCSPAAGLRCVSPPALRVDERETVRLLVSGEELMARAGSLRSPRARRLAGVLAAAPRRRSFPLGELEDTWGEGAGSLRDTLRLMSRHGLVQVVRARRAASSPRGKAAPASAPAGGPRGGIPVPAAEGVRPAHPSARVPAGGPAETLVLWGGDPYGRAEAYLETVEEALARGQTAIVLAPSIEQVNRMAGWWRSRLGERLAVLHAGLTPARRQGAWLSLARGEARVALGTRSAVFAPVGDGDRALEVVVLEREHDEAYKQEEVPRYHAGRVAALRPARQVVLGSSTPRLETFFRAERGEYGLRQLPAPGRPPVTVVDVRLAAGGPRRGSLSGPLRAALARVVARRERAVLFLNRRGYAAALSCRECGQSLGCPRCRVSLVYHRPGWLHCHLCGFSRPVPDVCPLCGGRQLGLVGAGTQKVEQEVQQFLPGTPVLRLDSDVASCPDRVQELWEAFLARRPAVLVGTQMVAGGAQFPDLGLVAAVNADVGLHLPDFRAAERTFSLLYDLGEMAVDWGGEVMVQTHHPDHHAIRAARVHDYREFYREEIGSREELGYPPFSHLVRLIFAAPREEEARRAMEDLCAELPAGAGVEVLGPAPAPLSPLKGSFRWVALLKSREPEGAAVMLQEAMARSGMERRRGVRLTVDVDPYDML; this is translated from the coding sequence TTGTCCGAAGAGGATTACGTGCAGGTGGTTGAAGAGGATTACGTGCAGGTGGTTCTGGACGGCGCTCCCGCACCGGCGGGCGGTATCTGGACTTATCTGGTTCCGCCCCACCTCAAGGGTTCTCTCAGGGTGGGCCAGCGGGTGGAGGTGCCCTTTGGTGGCCGGGTGATGGAGGCAACGGTGGTGGGGTGGGGTGGGCCCCCCGGGCGGGGAGAGGCCCGCCCCGTGCTGGGTACGGTTCCCCAGCGGGTGGATTTGCCGGAGGAGCTGGTGGGGCTTGCCCTCCGGGTGGCAAAGCTGTACCAGTGCTCTCCGGCGGCCGGCCTGCGCTGCGTATCCCCCCCGGCGCTGCGGGTGGACGAGAGGGAGACGGTGCGCCTGCTGGTCTCCGGGGAGGAACTCATGGCGCGGGCCGGGTCCCTTCGTTCCCCGCGGGCCAGGCGGCTGGCTGGGGTGCTGGCGGCCGCGCCCCGCCGCCGGAGCTTCCCCCTGGGGGAACTGGAAGACACCTGGGGGGAGGGGGCCGGGTCGCTTCGGGACACGCTGCGATTGATGTCCCGGCACGGACTGGTACAGGTGGTGAGGGCCCGGCGCGCCGCTTCCTCCCCCCGGGGGAAGGCGGCGCCTGCTTCCGCCCCCGCGGGCGGCCCGCGCGGTGGTATCCCGGTCCCGGCGGCTGAGGGCGTTCGGCCCGCTCACCCTTCTGCCCGTGTTCCCGCGGGCGGCCCGGCCGAGACACTGGTTCTGTGGGGCGGTGACCCTTACGGGCGAGCTGAGGCTTACCTGGAGACCGTGGAGGAGGCCCTGGCCCGGGGCCAGACCGCGATCGTGCTGGCTCCATCCATCGAACAGGTGAACAGGATGGCGGGATGGTGGCGCTCCCGCCTGGGGGAGCGCCTGGCAGTGCTGCACGCGGGACTTACGCCGGCACGCAGGCAGGGGGCGTGGCTATCCCTGGCCCGGGGTGAGGCGCGGGTGGCTCTGGGCACCCGGTCGGCGGTGTTCGCGCCGGTAGGGGATGGGGACCGGGCCCTCGAGGTGGTGGTGCTGGAGAGGGAGCACGACGAGGCCTACAAGCAGGAGGAGGTGCCCCGTTATCACGCCGGCCGGGTGGCTGCCCTGCGCCCGGCGCGCCAGGTGGTGCTGGGGAGCAGCACGCCGCGGCTGGAGACCTTCTTCCGGGCCGAGCGGGGCGAGTATGGTCTCCGGCAGCTCCCCGCCCCCGGGCGCCCCCCCGTGACCGTGGTCGATGTGCGCCTGGCGGCAGGAGGCCCTCGCCGGGGGAGCCTCAGCGGCCCCCTCCGGGCTGCCCTGGCTCGGGTGGTGGCACGCAGGGAGAGGGCGGTACTGTTCCTGAACCGCCGCGGGTATGCGGCCGCCCTGTCCTGCCGGGAATGTGGTCAGTCTCTGGGGTGCCCGCGCTGCCGGGTCTCCCTGGTGTACCACCGTCCGGGATGGCTGCACTGTCACCTGTGCGGGTTCTCGCGCCCCGTTCCCGATGTGTGTCCCTTGTGCGGTGGCCGGCAGCTGGGCCTGGTCGGCGCCGGCACCCAGAAGGTGGAGCAGGAAGTGCAGCAGTTTCTCCCCGGCACGCCCGTGCTCCGCCTGGATTCGGATGTGGCTTCCTGTCCCGACCGGGTGCAGGAGTTGTGGGAAGCCTTTCTGGCCCGCCGCCCGGCGGTCCTGGTGGGCACGCAGATGGTGGCGGGGGGAGCCCAGTTCCCCGACCTGGGGCTGGTGGCCGCGGTCAACGCCGACGTGGGCCTCCACCTGCCCGACTTCCGGGCTGCGGAGCGCACCTTCTCGCTGCTGTACGATCTCGGGGAGATGGCGGTGGACTGGGGTGGAGAGGTTATGGTGCAGACCCATCACCCCGACCACCATGCCATCCGGGCGGCGCGCGTGCACGATTACCGGGAGTTCTACCGGGAGGAGATCGGGTCGCGCGAGGAGCTGGGCTACCCCCCCTTCTCCCACCTGGTGCGGTTGATCTTTGCGGCTCCCCGTGAGGAGGAGGCCCGGCGGGCCATGGAAGACCTGTGTGCTGAGCTCCCGGCCGGAGCGGGAGTGGAGGTGCTGGGGCCGGCGCCGGCGCCCCTTTCGCCCCTCAAGGGGTCTTTCCGCTGGGTCGCGCTCTTGAAGAGCCGGGAACCCGAGGGAGCCGCTGTCATGCTCCAGGAAGCCATGGCCAGGTCGGGAATGGAACGGCGGCGTGGGGTAAGACTGACTGTGGACGTCGATCCTTATGATATGCTTTGA
- a CDS encoding YicC/YloC family endoribonuclease, with protein MRSMSGYGCGEARAAGWRVRVEVRSLNHRFLDVALRFPRFCLALEERVRELMEQRLQRGRVEVFLTAESTGDLPRQVRVDRSLAQAYHAALQELAHALGDAGIREGSSEGEQVRAQPGPGEVTWIAQLPGVMEPGEAEVDAEAVWAAALPALEQALGSVQEMRAAEGERLAADLSGRIARLRELVAGAQDRAPRLEEEYRERLVRRLEELAVTVEPARLAAEAALHAEKVSIHEELVRLESHLGEMERLLPGDEPVGRRLDFLLQEAFREATTMAAKAQDAGISALAVEIKAELEKMREQGQNVV; from the coding sequence ATGCGCAGCATGAGCGGATACGGGTGCGGGGAAGCCCGCGCGGCCGGCTGGCGGGTGAGGGTGGAGGTGCGCAGCCTCAACCACCGCTTCCTGGATGTGGCCCTGCGCTTCCCCCGCTTCTGCCTGGCCCTGGAGGAGCGGGTGCGCGAGCTGATGGAGCAGCGCCTGCAGCGGGGCCGGGTGGAGGTGTTCCTCACCGCCGAGTCCACCGGGGATCTGCCCCGCCAGGTGCGGGTAGACCGTTCCCTGGCGCAGGCATACCACGCCGCCCTGCAGGAACTGGCCCACGCCCTCGGCGACGCGGGTATCCGGGAAGGGTCCTCCGAGGGGGAGCAGGTCAGGGCGCAGCCGGGTCCGGGAGAAGTGACCTGGATCGCCCAGCTGCCCGGGGTGATGGAGCCGGGCGAGGCCGAGGTGGACGCAGAAGCGGTGTGGGCGGCAGCGCTGCCCGCTCTGGAGCAGGCCCTGGGCTCGGTGCAGGAAATGCGGGCCGCCGAGGGGGAGCGGCTGGCAGCCGACCTGAGCGGCCGGATCGCGCGGCTGCGGGAACTGGTGGCCGGGGCACAGGATCGCGCGCCTCGGCTGGAAGAGGAATACCGGGAGCGGCTGGTCAGGCGGCTGGAGGAACTGGCTGTTACGGTGGAGCCCGCCCGGCTGGCGGCGGAGGCCGCCCTGCACGCCGAGAAGGTGAGCATCCACGAGGAGCTGGTGCGTCTGGAGTCGCACCTGGGCGAAATGGAGCGGCTGCTGCCCGGGGACGAACCGGTGGGGCGGCGCCTGGACTTCCTCCTGCAGGAGGCATTCCGGGAGGCCACCACCATGGCCGCCAAGGCCCAGGACGCGGGCATCTCCGCGCTGGCGGTCGAGATCAAGGCCGAACTTGAGAAAATGAGAGAACAGGGACAGAATGTGGTGTAG
- the gmk gene encoding guanylate kinase — METGLLVLLSGPSGVGKGRVREALTARMTDLVYAVSATTRAPRPGEVDGVHYHFLDEEEFHRRLRAGDFVEWANVYGHLYGTPGEPVRRLLCEGRTVIMEKDVQGARTLREVFPEAVFIFLLPPSVEELWRRQEGRATETEESLAVRRQAAAVELAEVEWYDYAVVNDDLEQAVAMLSAIITAERCRVSRVLAGLSFSGRLKDA, encoded by the coding sequence ATGGAAACCGGACTGCTGGTGCTCCTTTCCGGACCATCCGGCGTGGGTAAGGGTCGGGTGAGAGAGGCGCTCACCGCGCGGATGACCGACCTGGTATACGCGGTGTCGGCCACCACCCGGGCTCCCCGTCCGGGTGAGGTGGACGGGGTGCACTACCACTTCCTCGATGAGGAGGAGTTCCACCGGCGTCTGCGCGCGGGCGATTTCGTGGAATGGGCCAACGTTTACGGGCATCTGTATGGTACTCCGGGTGAGCCGGTGCGGCGCCTGTTATGCGAAGGGCGTACGGTCATCATGGAGAAGGACGTGCAGGGGGCGCGCACGCTCCGGGAGGTGTTCCCGGAGGCGGTGTTCATCTTCCTCCTTCCCCCATCGGTGGAGGAGCTGTGGCGCCGGCAGGAGGGACGGGCTACCGAAACGGAGGAGAGCCTGGCCGTGCGCAGGCAGGCGGCGGCGGTGGAACTGGCGGAGGTGGAGTGGTACGATTATGCGGTGGTGAACGACGATCTGGAGCAGGCGGTGGCCATGCTCAGTGCCATCATCACCGCGGAGCGGTGCCGTGTCAGCCGGGTTCTCGCCGGACTGAGCTTTTCAGGGCGCCTCAAGGACGCATGA
- the rpoZ gene encoding DNA-directed RNA polymerase subunit omega, which produces MDLVDLPLEQLLPYVDAKYTLVSLAARRARELLDGHPPLLLSRSTKPVTVALEEIANGLITYRREVIRMK; this is translated from the coding sequence TTGGACCTGGTGGATTTGCCCCTCGAGCAGTTGCTGCCCTATGTGGATGCCAAGTACACCCTGGTTTCCCTGGCGGCCAGGAGGGCGCGGGAGTTGCTGGATGGTCACCCACCCCTCCTGCTGAGCCGTTCCACCAAGCCGGTCACCGTGGCTCTGGAGGAGATAGCGAACGGGCTCATCACGTACCGGCGCGAGGTCATCAGGATGAAGTAG
- a CDS encoding ABC transporter permease, whose amino-acid sequence MTDTGLAYGKTSGGVTEAYGEGKGMVIGSTLPGDTWWICWRELKRLWGQKIRIFMTLIQPLIWLALMGNMFQRIAAIPGFPARSYLDYMAPGIVTMVTLFGGIFGGMGIVWDRRLGYLQKLLAAPISRTAVVTGKMLAIAVQTAFQALVIFALALAMGVRFAAGVAGVPMLLLLAVLLSQVFAGISLCLGAVLTSHEALMAVVNFLTMPLMFTSNAMMPLDMMPSWLARLAVLNPLSYAINPMRTLFLSGWDWAGLARGLVVLALSGLLMTVAASSLFRRSMA is encoded by the coding sequence ATGACGGACACGGGGCTTGCGTACGGAAAGACCTCCGGGGGCGTGACAGAGGCATACGGGGAGGGAAAGGGCATGGTAATCGGCAGTACCTTGCCGGGGGATACCTGGTGGATATGCTGGCGGGAGCTGAAGCGCCTGTGGGGGCAGAAGATCCGCATCTTCATGACCCTGATCCAGCCCCTCATCTGGCTGGCCCTGATGGGCAACATGTTCCAGCGCATAGCGGCCATTCCGGGATTCCCCGCCCGCTCTTACCTGGACTACATGGCCCCGGGGATCGTCACCATGGTCACCCTGTTCGGAGGCATTTTCGGGGGCATGGGAATCGTCTGGGACCGGCGCCTGGGCTACCTGCAGAAGCTGCTGGCCGCCCCCATCTCCCGCACCGCCGTGGTCACGGGCAAGATGCTGGCCATCGCCGTGCAGACCGCATTCCAGGCCCTGGTGATATTTGCCCTGGCCCTGGCCATGGGAGTCCGCTTCGCCGCCGGAGTGGCGGGGGTGCCCATGCTCCTCCTGCTGGCCGTGCTCCTCAGCCAGGTGTTCGCCGGGATCTCGCTCTGCCTGGGGGCGGTGCTCACCAGCCACGAGGCCCTCATGGCAGTGGTGAACTTCCTGACCATGCCCCTCATGTTCACCTCCAACGCCATGATGCCCCTGGACATGATGCCCTCGTGGCTGGCGAGGCTGGCGGTGCTGAATCCCCTCAGCTATGCCATCAACCCCATGCGCACCCTGTTCCTCAGCGGCTGGGACTGGGCTGGTCTGGCGCGGGGCCTGGTGGTCCTGGCCCTGAGCGGTCTCCTCATGACGGTGGCAGCCTCGTCCCTGTTCCGCCGCAGCATGGCCTGA
- the coaBC gene encoding bifunctional phosphopantothenoylcysteine decarboxylase/phosphopantothenate--cysteine ligase CoaBC, with translation MPPEHSATGDSGERVLAGKTVVVGITGGIAAYKAVEVVSRLRRLGADVHVVMTRAATRFVTPLTLQTISGNAVVTSMFSRTTRWNVEHVALADRADLLLVVPATANVVGKVAAGVADDFLTTTIMACRAPVVFCPAMNFRMYENPIFQANVARLEDLGYRFVPPEAGWLAEGTVGVGRLPDPSLIVDRVVQMLGGPSAGGGDLAGCRVLVTAGPTWEMIDPVRFISNPSSGKMGYALARAARMRGAAVVLVSGPVALPPPEGVELVPVTSAEDMFGAVMDRLPGTDLVLKAAAVGDWRPRLVHPSKVKKEQMAAWVLELDPTPDILAEVGRRKGKTVVVGFAAETDDIERHAREKIAYKNLDLLVVNDVSRPGVGFASDDNQVTLYWPDGSSEDLPAMRKAELAHRILDRVVPVVRARRGG, from the coding sequence GTGCCCCCGGAGCACTCCGCGACAGGTGATTCCGGCGAGCGGGTCCTGGCGGGAAAGACAGTGGTGGTGGGCATCACCGGTGGGATTGCCGCCTACAAGGCGGTAGAGGTGGTGAGCCGCCTGCGCCGGCTGGGGGCGGATGTCCACGTGGTGATGACCCGGGCCGCCACCCGGTTCGTGACTCCGCTCACCCTGCAGACCATTTCGGGGAATGCCGTGGTGACCTCCATGTTCTCGCGGACGACCCGCTGGAACGTGGAGCATGTGGCCCTGGCGGATAGGGCGGACCTGCTGCTGGTGGTGCCCGCCACCGCCAACGTGGTGGGTAAGGTGGCGGCAGGGGTCGCCGATGATTTCCTCACCACCACCATCATGGCCTGCCGGGCGCCGGTGGTGTTCTGTCCCGCCATGAACTTCCGCATGTACGAGAACCCGATTTTCCAGGCGAACGTGGCCCGGCTCGAGGATCTGGGGTACCGCTTCGTCCCGCCGGAAGCGGGCTGGCTGGCCGAGGGCACGGTGGGGGTGGGCAGGCTGCCCGACCCCTCCCTGATCGTGGACCGGGTGGTGCAGATGCTGGGCGGACCGTCCGCGGGCGGGGGCGACCTGGCCGGATGCCGGGTGCTGGTCACGGCCGGGCCCACCTGGGAGATGATCGATCCCGTTCGCTTCATATCCAATCCCTCTTCGGGGAAGATGGGATATGCCCTGGCCCGGGCGGCCAGGATGCGAGGGGCGGCTGTGGTGCTGGTGTCCGGCCCCGTGGCCCTGCCGCCGCCCGAAGGGGTCGAGCTGGTCCCTGTCACCTCGGCCGAGGACATGTTCGGCGCCGTGATGGACAGGTTGCCCGGAACCGACCTGGTGTTGAAGGCCGCGGCGGTGGGCGATTGGCGGCCGCGCCTGGTGCACCCGTCCAAGGTCAAGAAGGAGCAGATGGCGGCCTGGGTTCTGGAGCTGGATCCCACGCCGGATATCCTGGCGGAGGTGGGCCGGCGCAAGGGAAAGACGGTGGTGGTGGGGTTCGCTGCCGAGACGGATGACATCGAGCGTCACGCCCGGGAGAAAATCGCCTACAAGAATCTGGATTTGCTGGTGGTGAACGATGTGAGCCGTCCCGGCGTGGGTTTCGCCAGCGACGACAACCAGGTCACCCTCTATTGGCCGGACGGATCCAGCGAGGACCTGCCCGCCATGAGAAAGGCCGAGCTGGCCCACCGCATCCTGGACCGGGTTGTCCCCGTGGTGCGGGCACGCCGCGGTGGGTAA
- a CDS encoding DUF370 domain-containing protein, whose protein sequence is MELRLVNVGFGNIVSANRIVAIVSPESAPIKRIIGEARDRGLLIDATYGRRTRAVIIADSGHVVLSAVQPETVAHRVGGREPVEEEAESPERE, encoded by the coding sequence ATGGAGCTGAGGCTGGTCAACGTAGGATTTGGTAATATAGTGTCGGCGAACCGCATTGTGGCCATTGTGAGCCCGGAGTCGGCGCCCATCAAGCGCATCATAGGTGAGGCCCGGGACCGGGGGTTGCTCATCGATGCTACCTACGGCCGGCGGACGCGGGCGGTGATCATTGCCGATTCGGGTCACGTGGTGCTGTCGGCCGTGCAGCCGGAGACGGTGGCCCATCGCGTGGGGGGCAGAGAGCCGGTTGAAGAGGAGGCGGAATCGCCGGAAAGGGAGTGA
- the dapF gene encoding diaminopimelate epimerase: MHGLGNDYVFVDLVSRGLPDVGERDYPALARAVSDRHRGVGSDGLILVLPPPAQGSPHRMRIFNADGSEAEMCGNGVRCFAFYLYSRGYCPGPDCDVDTLAGSIHTRILRVDRWAGEPRRAGVRVDMGPPREWRELVVAAGRREFRVMSVSMGNPHAVILDGWDDADFPVYGPQLERNPAFPQGANVEFVRVRHPGLPEGAAAGGSHAPLSGGDLAPGGGHLEVLVWERGSGPTLACGTGACASLVAAVLQGRAARRARVSLPGGDLEVEWTSEGNVYMTGPAEEVCRGEFLWP, from the coding sequence ATGCATGGCCTGGGGAACGACTATGTGTTCGTGGACCTGGTGAGTCGCGGGCTCCCGGATGTGGGAGAGCGTGATTACCCCGCCCTGGCGCGGGCGGTGAGCGATCGCCACCGGGGCGTGGGGTCGGACGGCCTCATCCTGGTGCTGCCGCCCCCGGCGCAAGGCAGCCCCCACCGCATGCGCATCTTTAACGCCGACGGTTCCGAGGCGGAGATGTGCGGTAACGGGGTGAGGTGCTTTGCCTTTTACCTGTACAGCCGGGGATACTGCCCGGGGCCGGACTGCGACGTGGATACCCTTGCGGGCAGTATCCACACCCGCATCCTGCGGGTGGACAGGTGGGCGGGTGAGCCCCGGCGCGCCGGGGTGCGGGTGGATATGGGCCCCCCCCGCGAGTGGCGGGAGCTGGTCGTCGCGGCAGGCAGGCGGGAGTTCCGGGTGATGTCCGTGTCCATGGGAAATCCCCACGCCGTCATCCTGGATGGCTGGGATGACGCCGACTTCCCGGTTTACGGTCCCCAGCTCGAGAGGAACCCGGCCTTCCCGCAGGGTGCCAACGTGGAGTTCGTGCGCGTCCGCCATCCCGGCCTGCCCGAGGGCGCGGCGGCCGGAGGCAGCCACGCGCCGCTGAGTGGTGGCGACCTGGCTCCGGGGGGCGGGCACCTGGAGGTGCTGGTGTGGGAAAGGGGGTCGGGTCCCACCCTGGCCTGCGGGACGGGAGCGTGTGCCTCCCTGGTGGCGGCGGTCCTGCAGGGGAGGGCGGCCCGGCGGGCACGGGTTTCCCTGCCCGGAGGGGACCTGGAGGTGGAGTGGACTTCCGAGGGCAACGTGTACATGACAGGGCCCGCCGAGGAGGTGTGCCGGGGCGAGTTCCTCTGGCCCTGA
- a CDS encoding LL-diaminopimelate aminotransferase, translated as MPQVAKRIASVPPYLFARMDKVRKELAARGVDVISLAIGDPDVPTPGYVVDALNQAARDPATHRYPPYEGTAEFRRAMADRYRQRFGVDLDPDREVMTLIGSKEGIAHLFWAFVDPGDVVILPDPAYPVYRTHAALCGARIHSMPLLPERGFLPDLEAIPEETAQAAKLMFINYPNNPTAGVADLDFMRRAVDFARRYDILLCHDAAYIENTYDGFVAPSVLQVEGGKNVALEFYSLSKPFNMTGWRLAAAVGNAAAVAGLGIIKTNTDSGQFAAVQRAGVKALEDSPDRFIASMNEVYRERRDLVVSTLRELGFDIRPPRGSFYIWLRVPEGSTDEDFSTRLLEKAGVMVTPGSAYGQTGRSFVRISLTVPTSRLEEAMGRLRASL; from the coding sequence ATGCCGCAGGTGGCGAAGAGGATAGCGAGTGTTCCGCCGTACTTATTTGCCCGCATGGATAAGGTGCGCAAGGAGCTGGCGGCGCGCGGGGTGGACGTGATCAGCCTGGCCATCGGTGACCCCGACGTACCCACGCCGGGATATGTGGTGGATGCCCTGAACCAGGCCGCCCGGGACCCTGCCACCCACCGCTACCCGCCCTATGAGGGTACGGCGGAGTTCCGCCGCGCCATGGCCGACCGGTACCGGCAGCGGTTCGGGGTGGACCTGGACCCCGACCGGGAAGTGATGACCCTCATCGGTTCCAAGGAGGGCATCGCCCACCTCTTCTGGGCTTTCGTCGATCCCGGGGATGTGGTGATCCTGCCCGATCCCGCCTACCCGGTGTACCGCACCCATGCTGCCCTGTGCGGGGCGCGTATCCACTCCATGCCCCTCCTGCCCGAGAGGGGCTTCCTGCCCGACCTGGAGGCCATCCCGGAGGAGACGGCGCAGGCAGCCAAGCTCATGTTCATCAACTACCCCAACAACCCCACCGCTGGGGTGGCCGACCTGGACTTCATGCGCCGGGCGGTGGATTTCGCCCGCCGCTACGACATCCTCCTGTGTCACGATGCCGCCTACATCGAGAACACCTACGACGGCTTCGTGGCCCCCAGCGTGCTGCAGGTTGAGGGCGGCAAGAACGTGGCCCTGGAGTTCTACTCGCTGTCCAAGCCCTTCAACATGACGGGATGGCGCCTGGCGGCGGCGGTAGGCAACGCGGCCGCCGTGGCGGGGCTGGGGATCATCAAGACCAACACCGACTCGGGTCAGTTCGCCGCCGTGCAACGGGCGGGGGTCAAGGCGCTCGAGGACAGCCCCGACCGGTTCATCGCCTCCATGAACGAGGTGTACCGTGAGCGGCGCGACCTGGTGGTGTCCACCCTGCGGGAACTGGGGTTCGACATCCGGCCGCCGCGGGGGAGCTTCTACATCTGGCTGCGCGTTCCCGAGGGCTCGACGGACGAGGATTTCTCCACCCGTCTGCTGGAGAAGGCGGGGGTAATGGTTACGCCGGGGTCGGCGTACGGGCAAACGGGACGTAGCTTCGTGCGCATCTCCCTCACCGTGCCTACCTCGCGTCTGGAGGAGGCCATGGGTCGCCTCCGCGCCAGCCTGTGA